A window of Halobellus sp. LT62 contains these coding sequences:
- a CDS encoding SDR family oxidoreductase encodes MDLRLDGNAALVTASSSGLGKASARALAAEGANVVLNGRGEERLEAAVDDVRDDAVAGATVVGHAADLTDADAVESLVDRAVAEFGGLDHLVTSAGGPPAKPFLETTDEEWYAAFDQLVMSVVRTVRAAEPHLRDSDHGTLVTIASVSVKEAVDGLVLSNAVRAGVVGLEKTLSKELAPEVRANAVLPGTHETPRVEELVEHGVQDGTYDSYESGIEAWAGEIPVGRIGDPMELGRTVAFLSSPQSAYLSGAAIPIDGGESASNL; translated from the coding sequence ATGGACCTCCGACTGGACGGCAACGCGGCGCTTGTGACCGCATCGAGCAGCGGCCTCGGGAAGGCCTCCGCACGGGCGCTCGCCGCCGAAGGTGCGAACGTCGTACTCAACGGCAGGGGCGAAGAGCGTCTCGAAGCGGCCGTCGACGACGTCCGCGACGATGCGGTCGCCGGCGCGACCGTCGTCGGACACGCCGCGGATCTGACTGACGCCGACGCGGTGGAGTCGCTCGTCGACCGTGCCGTCGCGGAGTTCGGCGGCCTCGACCACCTCGTCACGTCCGCGGGCGGCCCGCCCGCGAAACCCTTCCTCGAAACGACCGACGAGGAGTGGTACGCGGCGTTCGACCAACTCGTGATGAGCGTCGTACGGACCGTCAGAGCCGCCGAACCGCACCTGCGCGACTCCGATCACGGGACCCTCGTCACCATCGCGTCGGTGAGCGTCAAGGAGGCGGTCGACGGTCTCGTTCTCTCGAACGCCGTGCGAGCGGGCGTTGTCGGGCTGGAGAAGACGCTCTCGAAGGAACTCGCACCGGAGGTCCGCGCGAACGCGGTCCTTCCGGGGACGCACGAGACCCCGCGCGTGGAAGAGCTCGTCGAGCACGGCGTACAGGACGGGACGTACGACTCCTACGAGTCGGGGATCGAAGCGTGGGCCGGAGAGATCCCGGTCGGGCGGATCGGCGATCCGATGGAGTTGGGTCGGACGGTCGCGTTCCTCTCCTCGCCGCAGTCGGCGTACCTCTCGGGCGCGGCGATCCCGATCGACGGTGGCGAGAGCGCGTCGAACCTATGA
- a CDS encoding TrkH family potassium uptake protein translates to MTLRVDWRVSVGLVGTILKWLWVPLSLPLALALYDGTTVLPFLVPMVGTAAVGAGLERLPETRDLRAREAFLMVALTWLSIALVGTIPFLIAGNGVLAEPVNALFESMSGITTTGATVIVDFEVHSRAIHLWRSTLQWLGGLGILVLATALLSQLSVGGAQLMETETQTRDLNKLTPRISETAALLWKLYVGLTGLMVAVLVGLRIVGLAPEMTVFDAVAHAFTAVSTSGFSPRSDSIAAFSPAVQWAVIPFMALGATSFILMYFALQGDFSRLRRSDEFRFYLTILGVFTAGIAAVLATSASPRFTVEETVRHSLFQVVSIVTTTGYASVDFDLWSPAAKHLLFVAMFTGGMAGSTTCSIKALRWLVVLKAFRRDLFVATTPSAIRPVRLSGRVVDEETVRDIYAYTLVSLVFFIIGTVFVVIDASRARVAVTEFEAMSAVSATFFNVGPAFGIAGPLASYESFPASTKLVMVFLMWIGRIEIIPVLVLLTPSFWRS, encoded by the coding sequence ATGACGCTCCGCGTCGACTGGCGCGTCAGCGTCGGTCTCGTGGGGACGATCCTCAAGTGGCTGTGGGTCCCACTCTCGCTCCCTCTTGCGCTCGCGCTCTACGACGGGACGACGGTTCTCCCGTTTCTCGTCCCGATGGTCGGTACCGCCGCGGTGGGTGCCGGTCTCGAACGACTGCCGGAGACGCGCGATCTACGGGCCAGAGAGGCGTTTCTGATGGTCGCGCTGACGTGGCTGAGCATCGCGCTCGTCGGGACGATACCCTTCCTGATCGCCGGGAACGGCGTCCTCGCAGAGCCGGTCAACGCGCTCTTCGAGAGTATGAGCGGGATCACGACGACCGGCGCGACCGTGATCGTCGACTTCGAGGTGCACTCGCGGGCAATCCACCTGTGGCGCTCGACACTGCAGTGGCTCGGCGGCCTCGGGATCCTCGTGCTCGCAACCGCACTGCTCTCACAGCTCTCCGTCGGTGGCGCACAGCTGATGGAGACGGAGACACAGACGCGGGATCTCAACAAACTGACGCCGCGGATCTCCGAGACGGCCGCGCTCCTCTGGAAGCTCTACGTCGGGCTCACGGGGCTGATGGTCGCCGTCCTCGTCGGCCTTCGCATCGTCGGACTCGCCCCGGAGATGACGGTTTTCGACGCCGTTGCACACGCGTTCACCGCGGTATCGACGAGCGGGTTCTCGCCTCGCAGCGACAGCATCGCGGCGTTCTCTCCGGCCGTCCAGTGGGCCGTCATCCCGTTTATGGCTCTCGGTGCGACGAGCTTCATCCTGATGTACTTCGCTCTGCAGGGAGACTTCTCACGGCTGCGGCGGAGCGACGAGTTTCGGTTCTACCTCACGATCCTGGGGGTGTTTACCGCCGGGATCGCCGCGGTACTCGCCACCAGCGCGTCCCCTCGATTCACCGTCGAGGAGACGGTCCGTCACTCGCTGTTCCAAGTCGTCTCGATCGTGACGACGACGGGCTATGCGAGCGTCGACTTCGACCTCTGGTCGCCCGCGGCGAAGCACCTGCTCTTCGTCGCGATGTTCACCGGCGGGATGGCCGGTAGCACGACCTGCTCGATCAAGGCGCTCCGCTGGCTCGTCGTGCTGAAGGCGTTTCGCCGCGACCTCTTCGTCGCGACGACGCCGAGCGCGATCCGCCCCGTCAGGCTGAGCGGACGGGTCGTCGACGAGGAGACGGTCCGCGACATCTACGCATACACGCTCGTAAGCTTGGTCTTCTTCATCATCGGGACCGTGTTCGTCGTCATCGATGCCTCCCGCGCCCGGGTCGCTGTCACCGAGTTCGAGGCGATGAGCGCCGTCTCGGCGACGTTTTTCAACGTTGGACCCGCGTTCGGCATCGCCGGACCGCTCGCGAGTTACGAGTCGTTCCCGGCGTCGACGAAGCTCGTGATGGTCTTTCTGATGTGGATCGGTCGGATCGAGATCATCCCGGTGCTCGTCCTTCTGACGCCCTCGTTCTGGCGCTCGTAG
- a CDS encoding MFS transporter, which translates to MLVTVSLGWALLQTGRYLLSPLLPTIIVDLGITEATAGIALAVFQGSYALVQYPSGEYSDRWNRTTLIVPGLIVIAGGFALFGLTTGLAMFLVAATVTGIGKGLFAIPSRALLSDLFTTNRGRALGIYAAGTDLGGLVSSGIAVLALTYATWRTPFFPVAIALALLTVAYASMTREPYDVGSSSLELRSTVGRLVQSARQRETILAFSLFYFMVGGFINFAPTYLAQSKGFSESLAGLTFAIVFAVGFAVKPAAGTLGDRFSRRGIAVSGLLLAAVSLVALVVAASNVAIWVTVALLALGYKTGFPLADAIILDGAPSDGMGADLGAARAIFLSANALGPAYVGIVATYGSYDAAFGGFVVCLVVAAALLFRSR; encoded by the coding sequence ATGCTCGTGACCGTCTCGCTCGGGTGGGCGCTGCTGCAGACCGGCCGGTATCTCCTCTCGCCGCTCCTCCCGACGATCATCGTCGATCTCGGCATCACCGAAGCGACCGCGGGCATCGCGCTCGCGGTGTTTCAGGGGTCGTACGCGCTCGTCCAGTATCCCAGTGGCGAGTATTCGGACCGCTGGAACCGGACGACGCTGATCGTTCCCGGACTGATCGTGATCGCCGGGGGTTTCGCCCTGTTCGGGCTGACGACCGGACTGGCGATGTTCCTCGTCGCCGCGACGGTCACGGGGATCGGAAAGGGACTGTTCGCGATTCCCTCGCGAGCACTGCTCTCGGATCTGTTCACGACGAACCGGGGTCGAGCGCTCGGAATCTACGCCGCCGGGACCGACCTTGGCGGCCTCGTTTCGTCCGGGATCGCGGTTCTGGCGCTCACTTACGCGACGTGGCGGACGCCGTTTTTCCCCGTCGCTATCGCGCTGGCGCTGCTCACGGTCGCCTACGCGTCGATGACGCGGGAACCGTACGACGTCGGGAGCTCCTCGCTCGAGCTCCGAAGCACGGTGGGTCGACTCGTCCAGAGCGCCCGACAGCGCGAGACGATCCTCGCGTTCTCGCTGTTTTACTTTATGGTCGGCGGCTTCATCAACTTCGCACCGACGTACCTCGCGCAGTCGAAGGGGTTCTCCGAGAGCCTCGCGGGGCTGACGTTCGCCATCGTGTTCGCCGTCGGGTTCGCGGTGAAACCCGCCGCGGGAACGCTCGGAGATCGGTTCTCTCGGCGGGGGATCGCCGTGAGCGGTCTCCTCTTGGCCGCGGTTTCGCTCGTCGCACTCGTCGTGGCCGCATCGAACGTCGCGATCTGGGTCACGGTCGCGCTCCTCGCGCTGGGGTACAAGACGGGCTTCCCGCTGGCCGACGCGATCATCCTCGACGGCGCGCCGTCGGACGGGATGGGCGCGGATCTCGGGGCCGCGCGGGCGATCTTCCTGAGCGCGAACGCGCTCGGGCCCGCCTACGTCGGGATCGTCGCCACGTACGGCAGCTACGACGCCGCCTTCGGCGGGTTCGTCGTCTGTCTCGTGGTCGCGGCGGCACTGTTGTTCAGAAGCCGGTAG
- a CDS encoding MFS transporter produces MTTGSESARLDGGESARGDATDWRTIGLVAGASLMSTGLAAYEIVPASVTPLIKESLNVSSTVAGLLVSVMFGTAVVASLPAGALLDRTDTRGAMALAVLALFVAGVWGWIAGRNGNYWSVIASRAVGGVAYVVVWNAGIDIVSRAVSAEHRATAVGIFTASGPVGFAIGQGTGPLIAARFGWPAIFVAFTGVALVGLLVFWPASRGLGAARRDAPSAADFGAVLRNRTVWLVGTLGFLSYALYLFINSWGSSYLTDDIGLSLAVSGAVVAIFPAVGVLSRISSGLLSDRVFGGRRQPVLVGSFAVAAPLLFAFTHLGSIWLLVGALLLSGFAIQLTLGLSFTYVREVVDPHVAATAVAFQTSVGLAGAFLSPIAGGAVVDNAGFDVAFLLVGLLAVVGLVLAWRAPEPASL; encoded by the coding sequence ATGACGACGGGATCCGAAAGCGCTCGACTCGACGGGGGTGAGTCGGCTCGCGGAGACGCGACCGACTGGCGGACGATCGGCCTCGTCGCCGGTGCGAGCCTGATGTCCACCGGATTGGCCGCCTACGAGATCGTTCCGGCCAGCGTGACGCCGCTCATCAAGGAGTCGCTGAACGTCAGTTCGACGGTCGCCGGCCTCCTCGTCAGCGTTATGTTCGGAACCGCGGTCGTCGCGAGCCTCCCCGCGGGTGCGCTACTGGATCGGACTGACACGCGGGGAGCGATGGCGTTGGCCGTACTGGCGCTGTTCGTCGCCGGTGTCTGGGGGTGGATCGCCGGACGAAACGGGAACTACTGGTCGGTGATCGCCTCGCGGGCGGTCGGCGGCGTCGCCTACGTCGTCGTCTGGAACGCCGGAATCGACATCGTGAGCCGCGCGGTGAGCGCCGAGCACCGCGCGACCGCCGTCGGGATTTTCACAGCGAGCGGCCCCGTCGGCTTCGCGATCGGACAGGGGACCGGCCCGCTCATCGCGGCCCGATTCGGCTGGCCAGCGATCTTTGTGGCGTTCACCGGCGTCGCGCTCGTCGGACTGCTCGTCTTCTGGCCGGCGAGTCGCGGGCTCGGCGCTGCTCGCAGGGACGCGCCTTCAGCGGCCGACTTCGGGGCCGTCCTCCGCAACCGGACCGTCTGGCTCGTCGGCACGCTCGGGTTTCTCAGCTACGCGCTCTATCTGTTCATCAACAGCTGGGGATCGTCGTATCTCACCGATGACATAGGGCTCTCGCTCGCGGTGAGCGGTGCGGTGGTGGCGATCTTCCCGGCCGTGGGCGTCCTCTCGCGGATCAGCAGCGGCCTCCTCTCGGATCGGGTGTTCGGCGGTCGGCGACAACCGGTGCTCGTCGGATCGTTCGCCGTCGCCGCGCCGCTGCTTTTCGCGTTCACGCATCTCGGATCGATCTGGCTGTTAGTCGGCGCGCTGCTCCTGTCGGGCTTTGCGATCCAGTTGACCCTCGGGCTCTCGTTCACGTACGTCCGCGAGGTCGTCGACCCCCACGTCGCGGCCACCGCGGTCGCGTTTCAGACGAGCGTCGGGCTGGCGGGCGCGTTTCTCTCGCCCATCGCCGGCGGCGCGGTCGTCGATAACGCGGGGTTCGACGTCGCGTTCCTCCTCGTCGGTCTGCTCGCCGTCGTGGGACTCGTCCTCGCGTGGCGGGCTCCGGAACCGGCGTCGCTGTGA
- a CDS encoding asparagine synthase-related protein has translation MNKELFGVLDGDGAFDDLVSRSSFDWATEGERATVAIRDPALGFPGRSATYHDERGHCVLWGEVYPPDGVSVSAAEYTLDRYAAVGTDAFSELNGSFLVFVEFDDDVVVATDPVRSWQCFYTDTADGRVFGTNPHRVLSAASDPNVDTRGLLEYVHMGVVVGDRTVYKSLKNVPFDGYITADDAGTLSRFVYDPADPEEFDYVSELASRLKRAIGRRTSNPGSHGVLLSGGYDSRALVAQHPDIDICYTLGSSGHPEVEVAKRIAHQYGAAHETLVANDEYLNVDKDVIEYSIGTRESIHIHHAGCDDKMTVDTIFHGLLFDTFLRGHFLPRNVVDIFGNKFPLDGLDPDPDPTEVLSSKFGYHPACDHVFPECYDEFDTSMDFIDDVVCEQLDKWSERYDNVYDSIALVGIQNQPSVPFHFELADNYVESFVAVDAELLEWHLKTPPEERNTETVKRAMRKLNPNIFRHQPPDRPHHSFQKNQIEKFLRKKLPGLEPFSSPWPDMEAQYEQNELDRKLFPKYPSIHDLPVRVKLRINDITTWMNAASDENAFTPDDVLCPRSRLSMGI, from the coding sequence ATGAACAAAGAACTGTTTGGCGTTCTCGACGGCGACGGCGCGTTCGACGATCTCGTTTCCCGGTCGAGTTTCGACTGGGCCACCGAGGGCGAGCGCGCCACCGTCGCCATCCGGGATCCCGCACTCGGGTTTCCCGGACGCTCTGCGACGTATCACGACGAGCGAGGCCACTGCGTCCTCTGGGGCGAGGTGTATCCTCCAGACGGCGTCTCCGTCTCCGCAGCCGAATACACACTCGACAGGTACGCCGCGGTCGGGACTGATGCGTTCTCGGAACTCAACGGATCGTTCCTCGTCTTCGTCGAATTCGACGACGATGTCGTTGTCGCAACTGACCCGGTCCGGTCGTGGCAGTGTTTCTATACGGACACCGCCGACGGACGGGTATTCGGGACGAATCCACATCGCGTGCTCTCGGCTGCGTCGGACCCCAACGTCGACACGCGCGGACTACTCGAATATGTCCATATGGGCGTCGTCGTCGGTGACCGAACGGTGTACAAGAGCCTCAAGAATGTTCCGTTCGACGGCTACATTACCGCCGACGACGCCGGGACCCTCTCCCGGTTCGTCTACGACCCGGCGGACCCCGAAGAGTTCGATTACGTGAGCGAACTCGCCTCGCGCCTCAAACGCGCGATCGGACGGAGAACGAGCAACCCCGGCTCGCACGGCGTCCTCCTCAGCGGCGGGTACGACTCGCGAGCGCTCGTCGCCCAACACCCGGACATCGACATCTGTTACACGCTCGGGTCATCGGGCCATCCGGAGGTGGAAGTGGCCAAGCGGATCGCTCACCAGTACGGCGCAGCGCACGAAACGCTGGTGGCAAACGACGAGTACCTCAACGTGGACAAAGACGTTATCGAGTACTCTATCGGGACCCGCGAATCGATCCACATCCACCACGCCGGGTGCGACGACAAGATGACCGTTGACACGATCTTCCACGGTTTGCTCTTCGATACGTTCCTCCGCGGTCACTTCCTGCCGCGAAACGTCGTCGACATCTTCGGCAACAAATTTCCGCTGGACGGGCTCGACCCTGATCCGGACCCGACGGAAGTGTTGTCGTCGAAGTTCGGCTATCATCCGGCGTGCGATCACGTCTTCCCCGAGTGTTACGACGAGTTCGACACCAGTATGGACTTCATCGACGACGTCGTCTGTGAACAACTGGATAAGTGGTCGGAGCGGTACGATAACGTTTACGACAGCATCGCACTCGTGGGAATTCAGAATCAGCCGTCGGTCCCGTTTCACTTCGAGCTGGCGGACAACTACGTCGAATCGTTCGTCGCGGTGGACGCCGAACTCCTCGAATGGCACCTGAAGACGCCGCCGGAGGAGCGGAACACGGAGACAGTGAAACGAGCGATGCGGAAACTCAACCCGAACATCTTCCGCCACCAACCTCCGGACAGGCCACACCATTCCTTCCAGAAGAACCAGATCGAAAAGTTCCTCCGCAAGAAGCTGCCGGGCCTCGAACCGTTCAGCTCGCCGTGGCCCGATATGGAGGCGCAGTACGAGCAGAACGAACTCGACCGCAAACTCTTCCCGAAGTACCCCAGCATCCACGACCTACCCGTCAGGGTGAAACTCCGAATCAACGACATCACAACGTGGATGAACGCTGCATCCGACGAGAACGCGTTCACGCCGGACGACGTGCTGTGTCCGCGATCGAGACTTTCGATGGGCATTTGA